In Salinigranum marinum, one DNA window encodes the following:
- a CDS encoding calcium/sodium antiporter, translating to MLPSTAWHAALVLVGVLCLYLGAEALVRGATRLALGVGLRAAVVGVTVVAFATTTPELFVAVLAGAGYASALGLGAVVGSNIANIGLVLGVAALVRPFDVDGEVLRRHVPFMLGATGLLVVLAIDGRISAFDGAVLLVALVVFTGTLLLRSSGRGNATREVTARDLLLVGGGLLFLLAGARALIEGGTGLLAGFGIPSRVIGLTVLALGTSLPELATSVVSARRDEGTVSVANVVGSNIYNVLAVLGVLALFVPVAVPREVVTVDLPALVVFTLAGVVLMLHRRDVSRLDGTLLLGGYVVFVGLLV from the coding sequence ATGCTCCCCTCCACGGCGTGGCACGCCGCACTCGTCCTCGTCGGGGTCCTGTGTCTCTACCTCGGTGCCGAGGCGCTCGTCCGCGGTGCCACTCGCCTCGCGCTCGGTGTCGGCCTCCGGGCGGCGGTCGTCGGCGTCACCGTCGTCGCGTTCGCCACGACCACGCCCGAACTGTTCGTCGCCGTCCTCGCCGGGGCGGGCTACGCCAGCGCCCTCGGCCTCGGCGCGGTCGTCGGGTCGAACATCGCCAACATCGGCCTCGTCCTCGGTGTCGCCGCCCTGGTCCGCCCGTTCGATGTCGACGGCGAGGTGCTCCGGCGACACGTCCCGTTCATGCTCGGCGCGACCGGCCTGCTCGTCGTCCTCGCGATCGACGGCCGCATCTCGGCGTTCGACGGGGCCGTCCTCCTCGTGGCGCTCGTCGTGTTCACGGGCACGCTGCTGCTCCGCTCCTCGGGACGCGGCAACGCCACCCGAGAGGTGACCGCTCGGGATCTCCTCTTGGTCGGCGGCGGCCTCCTCTTCCTGCTCGCCGGCGCGCGCGCCCTCATCGAAGGGGGGACCGGACTGCTCGCCGGCTTCGGGATCCCGTCGCGCGTCATCGGCCTCACGGTGCTCGCGCTCGGTACCTCTCTGCCCGAACTCGCCACCTCGGTGGTGAGCGCCCGCCGCGACGAGGGGACCGTCAGCGTCGCGAACGTCGTCGGGTCGAACATCTACAACGTCCTCGCGGTGCTCGGCGTGTTGGCCCTGTTCGTCCCCGTCGCCGTCCCCCGAGAGGTCGTGACCGTCGACCTCCCGGCGCTCGTCGTCTTCACGCTCGCCGGGGTCGTCCTCATGCTCCACCGCCGCGACGTCTCCCGCCTCGACGGCACGCTGCTTCTCGGGGGGTACGTCGTCTTCGTCGGTCTGCTCGTCTGA
- a CDS encoding shikimate dehydrogenase produces MQVFGLVGNPVGHSLSPPMHEAAYEALGIDARYVTFEPDEEAIERAIDGAAALGVSGLNVTIPFKRRVFDCVNPDPLAARIGAVNTVDFSTTPPSGYNTDAAGVTRSFAHHDVALGGRDAVVVGAGGAGRAVAFALADAGCAVHVANRTVERAEELAAAVGGATAGGLASLDRVAEADVVVNATSVGMDEDASPVPAEHLHGDLAVLDAVYSPIDTRLLREARAAGATTIDGAWMLLFQGVEAFERWTDHDAPIDEMNAALRARL; encoded by the coding sequence ATGCAGGTGTTCGGGCTCGTCGGCAACCCCGTCGGCCACTCGCTGTCGCCGCCGATGCACGAGGCCGCCTACGAGGCGCTCGGGATCGACGCGCGCTACGTCACGTTCGAACCCGACGAGGAGGCGATCGAGCGGGCGATCGACGGCGCGGCCGCCCTCGGGGTCAGCGGGCTGAACGTCACGATCCCGTTCAAGCGACGCGTGTTCGACTGCGTCAACCCGGACCCGCTGGCGGCGCGCATCGGCGCGGTCAACACCGTGGACTTCTCGACGACGCCCCCGAGCGGGTACAACACGGACGCCGCGGGCGTGACGCGGTCGTTCGCCCACCACGACGTCGCGCTCGGCGGCCGCGACGCCGTCGTGGTCGGCGCGGGCGGGGCAGGACGGGCGGTCGCGTTCGCCCTCGCGGACGCGGGCTGTGCGGTCCACGTCGCCAACCGGACGGTCGAACGCGCCGAGGAACTCGCCGCGGCAGTGGGTGGGGCGACCGCGGGCGGCCTCGCCTCGCTCGACCGGGTGGCCGAGGCGGACGTCGTGGTCAACGCGACGAGCGTCGGCATGGACGAGGACGCCTCGCCGGTTCCCGCCGAACACCTCCACGGCGACCTCGCGGTCCTCGACGCGGTGTACAGCCCGATCGACACCCGCCTCCTACGCGAGGCCCGCGCGGCCGGGGCGACGACGATCGACGGCGCGTGGATGCTCCTGTTCCAGGGCGTCGAAGCGTTCGAGCGGTGGACCGACCACGACGCGCCGATCGACGAGATGAACGCGGCGTTGCGGGCACGCCTGTGA
- a CDS encoding helix-hairpin-helix domain-containing protein, with protein MGLLDTIKSLLGFGGDDRGSGDDEVGVTVERDTREARTETESAVKMPADEADEPDEADEAGEEAGAESEPEPAASGTDAAASTGSMVDEPDEPGEAAEPAEAVGIGDEGETEVDTEPPETDGSAAAGGDAAASTGSMVDENVADEAAEPAEAVDVGAGDEPEGDADDEPEADEAGEPDDAAVDEPHDDEPAGDDAEDAVEVEPEDEDAESESESASEADADESEADADGSEADGSESETDEPGPEAAEEAETATEAEGEGEGDSPEVLKGIGPAYASRLADTGIETVAELAAADVDEVADAIDVSAKRVSRWVDRAKEH; from the coding sequence ATGGGCCTGCTCGACACGATCAAGTCGCTGCTCGGGTTCGGCGGCGACGACCGTGGGAGCGGTGACGACGAGGTCGGTGTGACCGTCGAGCGGGACACGCGCGAGGCGCGCACGGAGACCGAGTCGGCGGTGAAGATGCCCGCCGACGAGGCCGATGAACCCGACGAAGCCGACGAAGCCGGCGAGGAGGCGGGGGCCGAGAGCGAGCCCGAGCCCGCGGCGTCGGGGACGGACGCGGCCGCCTCCACCGGCTCGATGGTCGACGAACCCGACGAGCCCGGCGAGGCCGCGGAGCCCGCCGAGGCTGTCGGGATCGGCGACGAGGGCGAGACGGAGGTCGACACCGAGCCGCCCGAGACCGACGGGTCGGCCGCTGCCGGGGGGGACGCGGCCGCCTCCACCGGCTCGATGGTCGACGAGAACGTCGCGGACGAGGCCGCAGAGCCCGCCGAAGCCGTCGACGTGGGTGCGGGTGACGAACCGGAAGGGGATGCGGACGACGAACCGGAGGCGGACGAGGCCGGGGAACCGGACGACGCGGCCGTGGACGAGCCGCACGACGACGAGCCGGCAGGCGACGACGCGGAGGACGCGGTCGAAGTCGAGCCCGAGGACGAGGACGCCGAATCCGAATCCGAATCCGCGTCCGAGGCCGACGCCGACGAGTCCGAGGCCGACGCCGACGGGTCCGAGGCCGACGGGTCCGAAAGCGAGACAGACGAGCCCGGTCCTGAGGCCGCCGAGGAGGCAGAGACAGCGACCGAGGCCGAAGGCGAAGGCGAAGGGGACTCGCCCGAAGTGCTGAAAGGGATCGGCCCGGCGTACGCGAGCCGGCTCGCCGACACCGGGATCGAGACGGTCGCGGAGTTGGCGGCCGCCGACGTCGACGAAGTGGCCGACGCCATCGACGTCTCGGCGAAGCGGGTCTCACGCTGGGTCGACCGCGCCAAGGAGCACTGA